One part of the Coriobacteriia bacterium genome encodes these proteins:
- the secY gene encoding preprotein translocase subunit SecY: MIQALVNAFRIPDLRKKILFTLGIIALYRVGAHIPVPGVDPSKIKDIVNAPGALGLLNLFSGGALERFAVFSLGIMPYITASIIIQLLQAVIPTLERWAKEGEEGQRKTTQVTRYLTLGIGLLESIGLLGVFQAPLTAGGVGVRFDWTTRIVVVITLLAGTAFIMWMGELITQRGIGNGMSLLIFSSIVARFPEATISALQVNNWVMVLAVMGVFILVIAAVVVMERGQRRIPVQYAKRVVGRRVYGGTGTYIPLKINAANVIPIIFASAILSFPAVIASFTRVQFLQRLGSYLTSGWLYFTLYVIFIVFFTYFYTALVFNPIDLADNLRKNGGFIPGVRPGKTTVTYIENVLNRITLPGALFLAGIAILPSLMFQATDVTLLRSFGGTSILIMVGVALETMTQLESQLKMRHYDGYFK; this comes from the coding sequence GTGATCCAGGCATTGGTCAACGCGTTCCGCATCCCCGATCTGCGCAAGAAGATACTCTTCACGCTCGGGATCATCGCTCTGTACCGCGTCGGCGCGCATATCCCCGTGCCCGGCGTCGATCCGTCGAAGATCAAGGACATCGTGAACGCACCGGGCGCGCTCGGTCTGCTCAACCTGTTCTCGGGCGGCGCGCTCGAGCGATTCGCGGTCTTCTCGCTAGGGATCATGCCCTACATCACGGCGTCGATCATCATCCAGTTGCTCCAGGCGGTCATCCCGACCCTCGAGCGCTGGGCGAAGGAGGGGGAGGAGGGCCAGCGCAAGACCACTCAGGTCACCCGCTACCTCACCCTCGGTATCGGCCTGCTCGAGTCGATAGGTCTGCTCGGCGTCTTCCAAGCACCTCTGACCGCCGGCGGTGTGGGCGTCCGTTTCGACTGGACGACCCGGATCGTGGTCGTCATCACGCTGCTCGCAGGAACGGCTTTCATCATGTGGATGGGAGAACTCATCACGCAGCGAGGCATCGGCAACGGGATGTCACTGCTCATCTTCAGCAGCATCGTCGCGAGGTTCCCCGAAGCGACGATCTCCGCGCTCCAGGTGAACAACTGGGTCATGGTGCTCGCTGTGATGGGGGTCTTCATCCTGGTGATCGCGGCCGTCGTCGTGATGGAACGCGGACAGCGGCGTATCCCGGTGCAGTACGCGAAGCGCGTCGTCGGCCGCCGGGTATACGGCGGTACGGGCACGTACATCCCGCTGAAGATCAACGCCGCGAACGTCATCCCCATCATCTTCGCGTCCGCGATCCTGTCGTTCCCCGCGGTCATCGCGAGCTTCACTCGCGTGCAGTTCCTCCAGCGGCTCGGCTCCTACCTCACGAGCGGTTGGCTCTACTTCACGCTGTACGTCATCTTCATCGTGTTCTTCACGTACTTCTACACGGCGCTCGTCTTCAACCCGATAGACCTTGCGGACAACCTTCGCAAGAACGGCGGCTTCATCCCGGGTGTGCGGCCGGGCAAGACGACGGTCACCTACATCGAGAACGTCTTGAACAGGATCACCCTGCCGGGGGCGCTCTTCCTCGCGGGCATCGCTATCCTGCCGAGCCTCATGTTCCAGGCGACCGATGTCACGCTGCTGCGCTCCTTCGGTGGCACATCGATCCTCATCATGGTTGGTGTCGCGCTCGAGACGATGACGCAGCTCGAGAGCCAGCTGAAGATGCGTCACTACGACGGCTACTTCAAGTAG
- the rplN gene encoding 50S ribosomal protein L14 — MIQAETRLKVADNSGARRVLCIKVLGGSRRRYARIGDTIVATVKEAIPNGSVKKGEIVRAVVVRTAKEMRRPDGSYIKFDENAAVIIDNQGNPRGTRIFGPVARELRDRKYMKIVSLAPEVL, encoded by the coding sequence ATGATCCAAGCTGAGACCCGGCTGAAGGTGGCCGACAACAGCGGCGCGAGGCGGGTGCTGTGCATCAAGGTGCTCGGCGGCTCGCGGCGCCGGTACGCGCGCATCGGCGACACCATCGTCGCTACGGTGAAGGAAGCCATACCGAACGGGAGCGTCAAGAAGGGCGAGATCGTTCGCGCCGTCGTCGTTCGCACGGCGAAGGAGATGCGCCGGCCGGATGGGAGCTACATCAAGTTCGACGAGAACGCGGCCGTCATCATCGACAACCAGGGCAACCCGCGCGGGACCCGCATCTTCGGCCCGGTCGCCCGCGAGTTGCGCGACCGCAAGTACATGAAGATCGTGTCGCTCGCGCCCGAGGTCCTGTAG
- the rpmD gene encoding 50S ribosomal protein L30 → MKNLRITQTKSVIGTPADQRATVRALGLKRISDTVEQADTPVIRGMVHKVRHLVRVEEI, encoded by the coding sequence GTGAAGAACCTGAGGATCACCCAGACCAAGAGCGTCATCGGCACTCCCGCGGACCAGCGGGCTACCGTGCGCGCACTCGGTCTGAAGCGCATCTCGGACACCGTGGAGCAGGCGGACACGCCGGTCATCCGCGGGATGGTCCACAAGGTGCGGCACCTCGTGCGCGTCGAGGAGATCTAG
- the rplD gene encoding 50S ribosomal protein L4 produces MASLEIRDASGKKVGTAKVADAVFAVAPNIFAMHQVVRSQMAARRSGTHSTKTRGMVSGGGAKPWRQKGTGRARQGTIRAPQWRGGGAVFGPSPRSYAFRVPNKVVKLAMRSALSAKGSEGVLHVVEDFGIGDTPSTKKAVAVLKALGITGRTTVVVANDDIVTIKSLRNIEGIRVITASEANTYDLVDNVALLFTKPALGWLEGVLS; encoded by the coding sequence ATGGCAAGCCTCGAGATACGGGACGCGAGCGGCAAGAAGGTGGGCACGGCGAAAGTCGCCGATGCCGTCTTCGCCGTCGCGCCGAACATTTTCGCGATGCACCAGGTCGTGCGCAGCCAGATGGCCGCGCGACGTTCGGGCACGCACTCGACGAAGACCCGCGGGATGGTGTCGGGAGGCGGTGCGAAGCCCTGGCGCCAGAAGGGGACCGGCCGAGCCCGGCAGGGCACGATCCGCGCCCCGCAGTGGCGCGGCGGGGGCGCCGTCTTCGGCCCGAGCCCGCGCAGCTACGCGTTCAGGGTGCCGAACAAGGTCGTCAAGCTCGCCATGCGAAGCGCGCTCTCGGCCAAGGGTTCTGAGGGCGTCCTTCACGTGGTCGAGGACTTCGGCATCGGCGATACGCCTTCCACCAAGAAGGCCGTAGCCGTCCTCAAGGCGCTCGGCATCACGGGACGCACGACCGTCGTCGTCGCCAACGACGACATCGTGACGATCAAGTCGCTTCGCAACATCGAGGGCATCCGCGTGATCACCGCTTCGGAGGCCAACACATACGACCTGGTGGACAACGTAGCGCTGCTCTTCACGAAGCCCGCGCTCGGTTGGCTCGAGGGGGTGCTGTCGTAA
- the rpsS gene encoding 30S ribosomal protein S19: MSRSLKKGPFVQPRLLERIHAMNEAGEKRVIKTWSRASTIFPEMVGHTIAVHDGRKHVPVYVTESMVGHKLGEFAPTRTFRGHAADKKGKR; this comes from the coding sequence ATGAGCAGGAGTCTTAAGAAAGGACCGTTCGTGCAGCCGAGGTTGCTCGAGCGGATCCACGCGATGAACGAGGCGGGCGAGAAGCGGGTCATCAAGACGTGGTCCCGCGCCTCGACCATCTTCCCCGAGATGGTCGGGCACACCATCGCCGTCCACGACGGGCGCAAGCACGTGCCCGTCTACGTCACCGAGTCGATGGTCGGCCACAAGCTCGGCGAGTTCGCGCCGACGCGGACGTTCCGCGGGCACGCCGCCGACAAGAAGGGCAAGAGGTAG
- the rplF gene encoding 50S ribosomal protein L6, which yields MSRIGKQPIPVPSGVEVIVEGPSVSVKGPKGSLNGTFHPDMEIGLDEGVITVSRPSDSRDHRSLHGLTRTLVNNMIVGVSEGFARNLEIVGVGYRAVLKGSDLELALGFSHPVVYPAPAGITFEVPAPTRITVRGIDKQQVGQVAAEIRKIRPPEPYKGKGVRYEGERVRRKLGKTAK from the coding sequence GTGTCCCGCATCGGCAAGCAGCCCATCCCGGTCCCGTCCGGGGTCGAGGTCATAGTGGAGGGTCCGAGCGTCAGCGTGAAGGGGCCGAAGGGCTCTCTCAACGGTACGTTCCATCCTGACATGGAGATCGGTCTCGACGAGGGCGTCATCACCGTCAGTCGTCCGTCCGACAGCCGCGATCACAGGTCGCTGCACGGTCTGACGCGCACACTGGTCAACAACATGATCGTGGGCGTCTCCGAAGGTTTCGCCCGCAATCTCGAGATCGTCGGGGTCGGCTATCGTGCCGTGCTCAAGGGTTCCGATCTCGAGCTCGCGCTCGGTTTCAGCCATCCGGTGGTCTATCCCGCTCCCGCCGGCATCACGTTCGAGGTGCCCGCGCCGACGAGGATCACCGTGCGCGGTATCGACAAGCAGCAGGTCGGCCAGGTGGCCGCCGAGATCCGCAAGATCCGGCCGCCGGAGCCCTACAAGGGCAAGGGCGTGCGGTACGAGGGCGAGCGCGTACGCCGCAAGCTCGGCAAGACCGCCAAGTAG
- the rpsH gene encoding 30S ribosomal protein S8, giving the protein MSMTDPIADMLTRVRNANSAFQGSASMPSSRKIVEIARIMKQEGYVEGYEVAQGENPQGTLTITLKYGPKKERTITGIRRISKPGLRVYAKKDELPRVLGGLGIAVISTSRGVMTEKQARVAGVGGEVIAYIW; this is encoded by the coding sequence ATGAGCATGACAGACCCGATCGCGGACATGTTGACGCGGGTGCGCAACGCGAACTCCGCTTTCCAGGGGAGCGCATCGATGCCCTCCTCGCGCAAGATCGTCGAGATCGCGCGCATCATGAAGCAGGAAGGCTACGTCGAGGGCTACGAGGTGGCTCAGGGCGAGAACCCTCAGGGTACCCTGACGATCACTCTCAAGTACGGCCCGAAGAAGGAGCGCACGATCACCGGTATCCGGAGGATCTCCAAGCCGGGCCTACGTGTGTACGCGAAGAAGGACGAACTCCCGCGCGTGCTCGGCGGTCTCGGCATCGCCGTGATCTCGACCTCGCGCGGTGTAATGACCGAGAAGCAGGCCCGCGTCGCTGGCGTGGGCGGCGAGGTCATCGCCTACATCTGGTGA
- the rplE gene encoding 50S ribosomal protein L5, translating to MTPRLKEKYRTEVVGQLKEQLGLANVNEVPKFKKIVVNMGVGAAVQDTKLLDAAAEDLAIVTGQRPVITKAKKSIAGFKIRKGMPIGCKVTLRGDRMWEFMDRLLATALPRIRDFRGVSEKAFDGRGNYSLGVTEQLIFPEIDYDKVDRVRGMDITFVTTAGNDERCRALLDAFGFPFKR from the coding sequence GTGACCCCACGGCTCAAGGAGAAGTACCGCACGGAGGTGGTCGGGCAGCTCAAGGAGCAGCTCGGTCTCGCCAACGTGAACGAGGTACCGAAGTTCAAGAAGATAGTGGTCAACATGGGCGTCGGTGCTGCGGTGCAGGACACGAAGCTGCTCGACGCCGCGGCCGAGGATCTTGCGATCGTCACCGGGCAAAGGCCTGTCATCACGAAGGCGAAGAAGTCGATCGCCGGCTTCAAGATCCGCAAGGGCATGCCAATCGGGTGCAAGGTGACCTTGCGAGGCGACCGGATGTGGGAGTTCATGGATCGGCTGCTCGCCACGGCTCTGCCTCGCATCCGTGACTTCCGCGGTGTGAGCGAGAAGGCGTTCGACGGCCGCGGGAACTACTCGCTCGGAGTCACCGAGCAGCTGATCTTCCCCGAGATCGACTACGACAAGGTCGACCGCGTGCGCGGCATGGATATCACTTTCGTGACGACCGCCGGGAACGACGAACGCTGCCGGGCACTGCTCGACGCGTTCGGTTTCCCGTTCAAGCGATAG
- the rplV gene encoding 50S ribosomal protein L22, with amino-acid sequence METRAVARYVRVSPRKARLVVDLVRGKSATDAAAILKFTPRAAAEDVGKVLKSAVANAEKNLKIPADSLLVSQAFVDEGPTLKRMRPRAMGRAFRINKRTSHITIVVKQREEA; translated from the coding sequence ATGGAGACGAGAGCAGTCGCCCGCTACGTGCGGGTCAGCCCGCGCAAGGCGCGCCTTGTCGTCGATCTGGTCCGGGGCAAGTCGGCCACGGACGCAGCCGCGATACTGAAGTTCACCCCGCGCGCCGCGGCGGAGGACGTCGGGAAGGTGCTCAAGAGCGCCGTAGCGAACGCGGAGAAGAACCTGAAGATCCCCGCGGACTCGCTGTTGGTCTCGCAGGCGTTCGTCGACGAAGGTCCGACGCTGAAGCGGATGCGTCCGCGCGCGATGGGCCGCGCGTTCCGCATCAACAAGCGCACGAGCCACATCACGATCGTCGTCAAGCAGCGAGAGGAGGCGTAG
- the rplW gene encoding 50S ribosomal protein L23 yields MRYAHSVIVRPIVSEKSYGLIEHNRYTFEVDKRAKKPEIASAVQEIFNVTVTSVNTMNVHGKPRRVRTAKGLTRSWKKAVVTLKDGDKIEFFEGR; encoded by the coding sequence ATGCGCTACGCACACAGCGTGATCGTGCGCCCGATCGTCTCGGAGAAGTCCTACGGGCTGATCGAGCACAACCGGTACACGTTCGAGGTCGACAAGAGGGCGAAGAAGCCCGAGATCGCCTCGGCTGTCCAGGAGATCTTCAACGTCACGGTGACGAGTGTGAACACCATGAACGTGCATGGGAAGCCTCGTAGGGTCAGGACCGCGAAGGGACTCACCCGATCGTGGAAGAAGGCCGTCGTCACCTTGAAGGATGGCGACAAAATCGAGTTCTTCGAGGGCCGCTAG
- the rpsE gene encoding 30S ribosomal protein S5 → MARNTAPVSEFQEKVVYINRVSKVVKGGRRFSLTALVVVGDGKGQVGVGMGKAGEVPVAIKKGVEDAKKNLFRIPLSGTTIPHAILGEFGAGKVLLKPAAPGTGVIAGGPVRALLEFAGIHDVLSKSLGSDNALNMVKAAAEGLRGLASPADIARRRGKTIAQVYGTEE, encoded by the coding sequence ATGGCCCGCAACACCGCTCCGGTCTCCGAGTTCCAGGAGAAGGTCGTCTACATCAATCGTGTCTCGAAGGTCGTCAAGGGCGGCCGCCGCTTCTCGCTGACGGCGCTCGTCGTCGTCGGGGACGGCAAGGGACAGGTCGGCGTCGGGATGGGCAAGGCCGGTGAGGTGCCGGTCGCCATCAAGAAGGGCGTCGAGGACGCGAAGAAGAACCTGTTCCGGATCCCGCTGTCGGGGACGACCATCCCGCACGCTATCCTCGGGGAGTTCGGCGCCGGCAAGGTGCTACTGAAGCCCGCCGCTCCCGGTACCGGCGTCATCGCCGGCGGCCCGGTGCGTGCGCTGCTCGAGTTCGCGGGCATCCACGACGTGTTGTCGAAGTCGCTCGGCTCCGACAACGCCCTCAATATGGTGAAGGCCGCTGCCGAGGGGCTGCGCGGGCTCGCTAGCCCGGCCGACATCGCACGCCGCCGCGGCAAGACCATCGCGCAGGTCTACGGGACCGAGGAGTGA
- the rplO gene encoding 50S ribosomal protein L15: MQIHDLFPAPGSRKERKRVGRGHGSGHGGRSGRGDKGQLSRAGGGKGPGFEGGQNPLHMRLPKLPGFKNRFRVEFAIVNVGRLEDLFSAGDVVDVDSLFDKGVIKRKTVPVKVLGDGELTKKLAVKVDKVSGSARTKIEAVGGTVEAL, encoded by the coding sequence ATGCAGATACATGACCTGTTCCCGGCGCCTGGTTCGCGCAAGGAGCGCAAGCGAGTCGGTCGCGGACACGGATCCGGCCACGGCGGTAGGTCCGGCCGCGGCGACAAGGGACAGCTCTCGCGCGCCGGTGGCGGCAAGGGCCCCGGCTTCGAGGGCGGACAGAACCCGCTCCACATGCGCTTGCCGAAGCTGCCCGGTTTCAAGAACCGGTTCCGCGTGGAATTCGCCATCGTCAACGTGGGCCGGCTCGAGGACCTCTTCTCGGCCGGTGACGTCGTCGACGTGGACTCCCTGTTCGACAAGGGCGTCATCAAGCGCAAGACCGTGCCGGTGAAGGTGCTCGGCGACGGCGAGCTCACCAAGAAGCTCGCTGTGAAGGTAGACAAGGTGTCGGGCTCCGCCCGCACGAAGATCGAGGCTGTCGGAGGGACGGTCGAGGCGCTGTGA
- a CDS encoding type Z 30S ribosomal protein S14, whose protein sequence is MAKKSMIAKAKRVPKFSVRTINRCVRCGRPRAYYRQFGLCRVCLRELASRGELPGVRKASW, encoded by the coding sequence GTGGCAAAGAAGTCGATGATCGCCAAGGCGAAGCGAGTCCCGAAGTTCTCGGTCCGCACGATCAACCGGTGCGTCCGGTGCGGCCGTCCTCGGGCCTACTATCGCCAGTTCGGCCTGTGTCGCGTGTGCCTGCGCGAACTGGCGAGCCGCGGCGAGCTGCCCGGCGTCCGCAAGGCGAGTTGGTAG
- the rplP gene encoding 50S ribosomal protein L16 has product MLLPKRVKHRKVQRGSNWKGPAKGGTQVHFGDYGLKSLEAAWITNRQIEAARVAMTRYMKRGGKVWINIFPDKPVTQKPAETRMGSGKGNPEKWVAVVKPGRIMFEVAGVTEEVAREAMRLAAHKLPIKCKFVTRTDLGGEV; this is encoded by the coding sequence ATGCTGCTCCCCAAGCGCGTGAAGCACCGCAAGGTGCAGCGTGGAAGCAACTGGAAGGGTCCTGCCAAGGGCGGCACCCAGGTCCACTTCGGCGATTACGGGCTCAAGTCGCTCGAGGCCGCATGGATCACCAACCGGCAGATCGAAGCGGCCCGAGTCGCGATGACCCGCTACATGAAGCGCGGCGGCAAGGTCTGGATCAACATCTTCCCGGACAAGCCCGTCACGCAGAAGCCTGCGGAGACCCGCATGGGCTCGGGCAAGGGCAACCCCGAGAAGTGGGTCGCCGTGGTGAAGCCGGGGCGGATCATGTTCGAGGTCGCAGGCGTGACCGAAGAGGTCGCTCGCGAGGCCATGCGGCTCGCCGCCCACAAGCTCCCCATAAAGTGCAAGTTCGTGACAAGGACCGACCTGGGTGGTGAGGTGTGA
- the rplX gene encoding 50S ribosomal protein L24, with protein MTKSLTIHKGDRVRVIAGKDKGKEGKVMRALPYKQRLVVENVHMLKKAARPTQRNPQGGIVDIEGTIHVSNVMLVCPSCSLPTRISRKREGGVRVRVCKKCGKEIDK; from the coding sequence ATGACCAAGTCACTGACGATACACAAGGGTGACCGTGTCCGCGTCATCGCGGGCAAGGACAAGGGCAAGGAGGGCAAGGTCATGCGCGCCCTGCCCTACAAGCAGCGCCTCGTCGTGGAGAACGTCCACATGCTCAAGAAAGCGGCCCGCCCGACGCAGCGCAACCCCCAAGGCGGCATCGTCGATATCGAGGGTACCATCCACGTGTCGAACGTCATGCTCGTCTGCCCGAGTTGCTCGCTCCCGACACGGATCTCACGCAAGCGTGAGGGCGGCGTCCGGGTGCGGGTGTGCAAGAAGTGCGGCAAGGAGATCGACAAGTGA
- the rpmC gene encoding 50S ribosomal protein L29, giving the protein MKPSEIREFSETDLELKIKDARAELFNLRFQLATGQLDNPQRIAAVKHDIARLHTESRSRELAAEREAAAS; this is encoded by the coding sequence ATGAAGCCCTCCGAGATCAGAGAGTTCAGCGAAACCGACCTCGAGTTGAAGATCAAGGACGCGCGCGCCGAGTTGTTCAACCTTCGTTTCCAGCTCGCGACCGGTCAGTTGGACAATCCGCAGCGCATCGCGGCCGTCAAGCACGACATCGCGCGGCTCCATACAGAGTCGCGCTCGCGCGAGCTTGCCGCCGAGCGCGAAGCCGCGGCGAGCTAG
- a CDS encoding adenylate kinase: MKIVLLGAPGAGKGTQAARLVADLGVAHVSTGDILRKAVADATTLGMEAKRYMDAGDLVPDDVVIGLVRERLSQPDTVAGFILDGFPRTVAQADALDAMLAQIGKGLDAVVSVDVDKQVIVDRLTARRTCRSCGRIYNLLSDVPADPSRCDTCGGEIYQRDDDTVETVTNRLDVYERSTAPLIEYYRAKGLVRSVDGDRPVDEVYAEVRRTLAT; encoded by the coding sequence ATGAAGATCGTCCTGCTCGGGGCGCCCGGCGCCGGCAAGGGAACGCAGGCCGCCCGGCTCGTCGCCGATCTCGGTGTCGCCCACGTCTCGACCGGTGACATCCTGCGCAAGGCCGTCGCTGACGCGACGACTCTCGGCATGGAGGCGAAGCGCTATATGGACGCGGGCGACCTCGTCCCCGACGACGTGGTCATCGGGCTCGTGCGCGAGCGGCTCTCGCAGCCGGACACGGTCGCCGGGTTCATACTCGACGGCTTCCCGCGCACCGTCGCGCAGGCCGACGCGCTCGACGCGATGCTCGCTCAGATAGGCAAGGGCCTCGACGCGGTCGTGAGCGTCGACGTGGACAAGCAGGTCATCGTCGACCGGCTCACCGCTCGCCGCACCTGCCGTTCGTGCGGCCGCATCTACAACCTGCTCTCGGACGTTCCGGCGGATCCCAGTCGATGTGACACGTGCGGAGGCGAGATCTACCAGCGGGACGACGACACGGTCGAGACGGTCACGAACCGCCTCGACGTGTACGAGAGGTCGACCGCACCGCTCATCGAGTACTATCGCGCGAAGGGTCTCGTTCGCTCCGTAGACGGCGACCGTCCCGTCGACGAAGTGTACGCCGAGGTCCGTCGCACCCTGGCGACGTAG
- the rplR gene encoding 50S ribosomal protein L18, producing MDALKAKRASLARRHRRVRGKVNGSAQRPRLCVIRTNLHIYAQLVDDVAGRTVAASSTLDPELRATLKGGADVEAARAVGESIGRRAVEAGVAEVIFDRGGHLYHGRVQALADGARAAGLKF from the coding sequence ATGGACGCACTCAAGGCGAAGCGGGCGAGTCTGGCTCGACGTCATCGCAGGGTCAGGGGCAAGGTGAACGGCAGCGCACAGCGGCCGCGTCTCTGCGTCATCCGGACGAACCTGCACATATACGCACAGCTCGTCGATGACGTCGCCGGCCGCACCGTCGCCGCTTCGTCGACCCTCGACCCTGAGCTGCGCGCCACGCTGAAGGGCGGCGCGGATGTCGAAGCCGCACGCGCCGTCGGCGAGTCCATCGGCCGCCGCGCTGTCGAGGCGGGGGTGGCCGAGGTCATCTTCGATCGCGGCGGCCACCTGTATCACGGTCGCGTGCAGGCCCTGGCTGACGGCGCGCGCGCCGCCGGCCTGAAGTTCTAG
- the rpsQ gene encoding 30S ribosomal protein S17: MTTDRKSRKVRQGVVVSTAGDKTCVVLVEERKRHALYGKMLTQSTKFHAHDDENASSVGDRVLIMETRPLSKLKRWRLVEIVEKAK; this comes from the coding sequence ATGACCACGGATCGCAAGAGTCGTAAGGTCCGGCAGGGCGTGGTGGTCTCCACCGCGGGCGACAAGACCTGTGTCGTCCTGGTGGAGGAACGCAAGCGCCACGCCTTGTACGGCAAGATGCTCACTCAGAGCACGAAGTTCCACGCGCACGACGACGAGAACGCGAGTTCGGTCGGCGATCGCGTGCTCATCATGGAGACGCGTCCGCTGTCCAAGCTGAAGCGGTGGCGTCTGGTCGAGATCGTGGAGAAGGCCAAGTAG
- the rplB gene encoding 50S ribosomal protein L2, producing the protein MGLKKYKPTSPGRRFQTVSDFAEITRSTPEKSLLEPLHNRGGRNNNGRITTRHQGGGHKRRYRVIDFKRDKDAVPAKVATIEYDPNRSARIALLHYADGEKRYIIAPQKLSVGDTVMSGGSADIKPGNALEFGDIPTGTVVHAIELQPGKGAAIARSAGSSAQLMAKEGDYAILRMPSSEMRRVLLRCRATVGVVGNAEHEGISVGKAGRSRWLGVRPTVRGTAMNPVDHPHGGGEGKNKTAGRHPVTPWGVPTKGHRTRTKGKGSDRLIIRRRKK; encoded by the coding sequence ATGGGACTGAAGAAGTACAAGCCGACATCGCCGGGCCGCCGGTTCCAGACGGTCTCCGACTTCGCGGAGATCACGCGGAGCACGCCGGAGAAGTCGTTGCTCGAGCCGCTGCACAATCGGGGCGGCCGGAACAACAACGGGCGCATAACGACGCGTCACCAGGGCGGCGGTCACAAGCGGCGCTATCGCGTGATCGACTTCAAGCGCGACAAGGACGCCGTTCCCGCGAAGGTCGCGACGATCGAGTACGACCCCAACCGGTCGGCGCGCATCGCGCTGCTGCACTACGCCGACGGCGAGAAGCGGTACATCATCGCGCCGCAGAAGCTGTCGGTGGGAGACACCGTGATGAGCGGCGGCTCCGCCGACATCAAGCCGGGCAACGCGCTAGAGTTCGGCGACATCCCGACGGGTACCGTCGTGCACGCCATCGAGCTCCAGCCCGGCAAGGGCGCGGCGATCGCGCGCTCCGCGGGCAGCTCGGCGCAACTGATGGCGAAGGAGGGCGACTACGCGATCCTGCGCATGCCCTCCTCCGAGATGCGCCGGGTCCTGCTTCGCTGCCGTGCGACGGTCGGTGTCGTAGGCAACGCGGAGCACGAGGGCATCTCGGTCGGCAAGGCCGGGCGCAGCAGGTGGCTCGGTGTGAGGCCGACCGTGCGCGGCACGGCTATGAACCCGGTGGACCATCCGCACGGAGGCGGCGAGGGCAAGAACAAGACCGCCGGCCGTCACCCGGTCACACCGTGGGGCGTGCCGACGAAGGGTCACCGGACCCGCACCAAGGGCAAGGGCAGCGACCGCCTGATCATCCGCCGCCGCAAGAAGTAG
- the rpsC gene encoding 30S ribosomal protein S3, whose amino-acid sequence MGQKVRPIGLRLGITEDWRSRWFVGKAKGYRETLAEDLAIRKYLSVKLARAALSKIEIQRKGDKVIVDLWTARPGIVIGKKGTEVDILRKELEKLTGHAVAVNIVEIKRPELDATLSAQGVAEQLQARVSFRRAMKKAVQASMKSGALGIRIQCSGRLGGAEMGRREWYREGRVPLHTLRAKIDYGTADARTTFGAIGVKVWIYRGEILPGQPRTALPDPTEDRPRSDRPRSDRPRPDRGAGRRNEVGGRG is encoded by the coding sequence ATGGGTCAGAAAGTCCGCCCCATCGGGCTACGGCTCGGGATCACGGAGGACTGGCGCTCCCGCTGGTTCGTCGGCAAGGCGAAGGGGTACCGCGAGACGCTCGCCGAGGATCTTGCGATCCGCAAGTACCTCAGCGTGAAGCTCGCCCGCGCCGCCCTCTCGAAGATCGAGATACAGCGCAAGGGCGACAAGGTGATCGTCGACCTCTGGACCGCTCGGCCCGGCATCGTCATCGGCAAGAAGGGCACCGAGGTCGACATCCTGCGCAAGGAGCTCGAGAAGCTCACGGGGCATGCCGTCGCAGTCAACATCGTCGAGATCAAGCGGCCCGAACTCGACGCCACGCTCTCCGCGCAGGGCGTCGCCGAACAGCTCCAGGCGCGCGTGAGTTTCCGCCGGGCGATGAAGAAGGCCGTCCAGGCGTCGATGAAGAGTGGCGCTCTCGGTATCCGGATCCAGTGCTCGGGTCGCCTCGGCGGCGCTGAGATGGGCCGTCGCGAGTGGTATCGCGAGGGCCGTGTGCCGCTGCACACGCTCCGCGCCAAGATCGACTACGGTACCGCCGACGCGCGGACCACCTTCGGCGCCATCGGCGTCAAGGTCTGGATCTATCGTGGCGAGATCCTTCCCGGCCAGCCGAGGACGGCTCTTCCCGATCCGACAGAGGACCGTCCGCGTTCGGACCGTCCGCGTTCGGACCGTCCGCGTCCCGACCGCGGCGCCGGACGCCGCAACGAGGTTGGGGGGCGAGGCTAG